A single window of Bordetella genomosp. 11 DNA harbors:
- a CDS encoding DUF3085 domain-containing protein: MSLRFKGTDLRPVLAEAIANQGRIALAKDQGVYFLAEHGERRPDGRVKLLAYAVGCNPDIDPFDDWWELARTELGGDDFGEFFDPKEGVFARILHGTDDLMLSATATHLSLEVVSPA; this comes from the coding sequence ATGTCACTGCGATTCAAAGGCACCGACCTGCGCCCCGTACTGGCCGAAGCCATTGCCAACCAAGGCCGTATCGCCCTCGCCAAGGACCAAGGCGTGTACTTCCTCGCCGAGCACGGGGAACGCCGCCCGGACGGTCGGGTGAAGCTGCTGGCCTATGCCGTCGGCTGCAACCCGGACATCGATCCGTTCGATGACTGGTGGGAACTGGCGCGTACCGAACTGGGCGGCGACGACTTCGGCGAGTTCTTCGACCCGAAGGAAGGTGTCTTCGCCCGCATCCTGCACGGCACCGACGACCTGATGTTGTCCGCCACCGCCACGCACCTGTCGCTGGAGGTGGTTTCACCGGCCTGA
- a CDS encoding ABC transporter substrate-binding protein — MSEADNPFIRGYSNLRIVRTLLITCEDDSPPVWRPLHLSQAHLPDDQAAQFPCLVGADFALITEGQEVPADLEALCQTEGIVRSVVYAIEGYDFDGRPCHIGDTYSEESAREVIRRLSFETGYYSRCWEISSAHISHETGQYLANLADLATPEAFLFIAFRVPYSPAIGIKLISTPWTDKNLEYSEGISAEQLRQEHRSKGMPDDLANILDLAGQADVRILILDADAPVLLGLPLGES; from the coding sequence ATGTCCGAGGCCGACAACCCCTTCATCCGCGGTTATTCGAATCTGCGCATTGTTCGTACACTGCTCATCACCTGCGAGGACGATTCTCCGCCGGTATGGCGGCCGCTGCATTTAAGCCAGGCACACCTGCCTGACGATCAGGCAGCACAGTTCCCATGCCTGGTCGGTGCCGACTTCGCACTGATCACCGAGGGCCAGGAGGTACCTGCCGATCTGGAGGCACTGTGCCAAACCGAAGGCATCGTGCGCTCGGTGGTCTACGCAATCGAGGGCTATGACTTCGACGGTCGCCCATGCCATATCGGGGACACCTACTCTGAAGAGTCAGCTCGGGAGGTGATTCGACGGCTGAGCTTCGAGACCGGCTACTACAGCCGGTGCTGGGAAATCAGCAGTGCACACATCAGCCACGAAACCGGCCAGTACCTCGCCAATCTGGCAGACCTCGCCACGCCAGAGGCCTTCCTGTTCATCGCCTTCCGGGTGCCGTACAGCCCGGCGATCGGCATCAAGCTGATCTCCACGCCCTGGACGGATAAGAACCTGGAGTATTCCGAAGGCATCAGCGCGGAACAGCTTCGCCAAGAGCACCGGAGCAAGGGCATGCCCGACGACCTGGCGAACATCCTTGACCTGGCTGGCCAGGCCGATGTCCGCATCCTCATCCTCGACGCAGACGCGCCCGTGTTGCTGGGTCTGCCGTTGGGCGAGTCGTAG
- a CDS encoding GTPase, translating to MDRSLIKTLMPSLVAGHVPRNVRSFKYRVFDDQPKSSTLGFAIDPQPFDGKVVAATNDAIVVKLKPSEFAVLDPNLVSTVPSEGAKVHVQPYARRRFDGLRADTPEVITETTSDGKPYTITRHILGSAPAKLPIPEPKCMELGQLIEQMEEMPAPDGFRRITHMLVDAGATDFTWVDPAPSKIIETPPAISFTVSTAKFVGQVTILYDRAGDTYVVELNRNDGESLELVDRHDEVYFDMLGEVLNRLIDDGRWRQIQVNVIDAKATRRRQALSA from the coding sequence ATGGATCGCTCTCTCATCAAGACCCTGATGCCTTCGCTTGTCGCAGGCCATGTCCCCCGCAACGTGCGGTCGTTCAAGTACCGAGTGTTCGACGATCAGCCGAAGTCCTCGACGCTGGGCTTCGCCATCGATCCCCAGCCCTTCGACGGCAAGGTGGTTGCGGCGACCAACGACGCCATTGTCGTCAAGCTCAAGCCCAGCGAGTTCGCGGTGCTCGATCCCAACCTGGTGAGCACTGTTCCCAGTGAAGGCGCCAAGGTGCATGTCCAGCCCTACGCTCGGCGCCGTTTCGACGGCCTGCGCGCGGACACCCCGGAAGTCATCACCGAGACAACCTCGGACGGCAAGCCTTACACCATCACGAGGCACATCCTCGGCTCCGCGCCGGCCAAACTGCCCATCCCCGAGCCGAAGTGCATGGAACTGGGCCAGCTCATCGAGCAGATGGAGGAAATGCCGGCACCCGATGGCTTCCGGCGTATCACCCACATGCTGGTCGATGCGGGCGCCACCGACTTCACATGGGTCGATCCCGCCCCGTCCAAGATCATCGAAACGCCTCCGGCGATTAGCTTCACGGTCTCGACCGCGAAGTTCGTGGGCCAGGTAACGATCCTGTACGACCGCGCGGGCGATACCTACGTGGTGGAACTGAACCGCAATGATGGTGAATCACTCGAACTGGTCGATCGGCACGACGAGGTGTATTTCGACATGCTCGGTGAAGTGCTGAATCGGCTCATCGACGACGGGCGCTGGCGTCAGATCCAGGTGAACGTCATCGATGCCAAGGCGACCCGGCGACGTCAGGCGCTCTCGGCATGA
- a CDS encoding DUF3577 domain-containing protein encodes MSTTSNEQSYFDIHTSGIGYIQRAREVPVKGGRRAQPFLACMIAAMVGSPKDPIYRYFDVKVSGAEAKKLVESYIGVDDPKQRPLVRFRTGDLRGDPFIRDKGDKKGQAGASLKARLLKSELLDRAELASIKQHELITRGIGYLSRVKDVTPKDGDPFLSCTIAALNGPVDEPEYRYFDTIVATPEAEHLVRRCIQAIEGDRKVLISFKLNDMKIDPYIRTKGERAGEPGANLESTLVHIGLIKIDGVQVYPTSQAKAEPPQAEDALAPEAEDVADTAAEQPAESAEREPEAQVEEQEPALADPF; translated from the coding sequence ATGAGCACCACGTCCAACGAACAATCCTATTTCGACATCCACACCTCGGGCATTGGCTACATCCAACGCGCCCGTGAAGTACCCGTCAAGGGCGGCCGCCGTGCACAGCCTTTCCTGGCATGCATGATCGCCGCGATGGTCGGCTCCCCCAAAGACCCGATCTACCGCTACTTCGACGTCAAAGTCTCGGGTGCCGAGGCCAAGAAACTTGTCGAGAGCTATATCGGCGTTGACGACCCGAAGCAGCGTCCGCTGGTGCGCTTTCGCACCGGCGATCTGCGCGGTGATCCATTCATCCGCGATAAGGGTGACAAGAAGGGCCAGGCCGGCGCGTCCCTCAAGGCACGTCTGCTCAAGTCCGAACTGTTGGACCGGGCCGAACTGGCTTCGATCAAGCAGCATGAACTGATCACCCGTGGCATCGGCTACCTCAGCCGAGTGAAGGACGTCACCCCCAAGGATGGCGATCCCTTCCTGTCGTGCACCATCGCCGCCCTGAACGGGCCCGTCGATGAACCGGAGTACCGGTACTTCGACACCATCGTCGCCACTCCTGAAGCCGAGCATCTGGTTCGCCGGTGCATCCAGGCCATCGAAGGGGACCGCAAGGTGCTGATCAGCTTCAAGTTGAACGACATGAAGATCGATCCGTACATCCGCACCAAGGGCGAGCGCGCCGGGGAACCGGGTGCGAACCTCGAATCGACACTGGTCCACATCGGTCTGATCAAGATCGATGGCGTCCAGGTCTATCCGACGAGCCAGGCGAAAGCCGAGCCGCCGCAAGCTGAGGACGCACTCGCGCCCGAAGCCGAGGACGTTGCCGACACCGCTGCCGAACAACCCGCCGAGTCCGCTGAGCGCGAGCCCGAGGCGCAAGTCGAAGAGCAGGAGCCGGCGCTGGCTGATCCGTTCTGA
- the arsH gene encoding arsenical resistance protein ArsH has translation MSESRLDLPNIDAALFQQPDTEHLFAPARATHAPRFLLLYGSLRERSFSRLAAEEAARILRALGGETRLFNPSGLPLVDDAPADHPKVKELHELVQWAEGMVWSSPERHGAMTGLMKTQIDWIPLSVGAVRPTQGKTLAVMQVSGGSQSFNAVNQMRVLGRWMRMLTVPNQSSVAKAYQEFDEAGRMKPSAYYDRIVDVMEELMKFTLLTRDAVPYLVDRYSERKESAEALSRRVGQAAI, from the coding sequence GTGTCTGAATCCCGTCTCGACCTGCCGAACATCGACGCGGCGCTGTTCCAGCAACCGGACACCGAACACCTGTTCGCGCCGGCACGGGCCACGCATGCGCCGCGCTTCCTGCTGCTCTACGGCTCGCTGCGCGAACGCTCGTTCAGCCGCCTCGCAGCCGAAGAAGCCGCGCGCATCCTGCGGGCGCTGGGCGGCGAAACCCGATTGTTCAATCCGTCCGGCCTGCCACTGGTGGACGATGCGCCGGCCGATCACCCGAAGGTCAAGGAACTGCACGAATTGGTGCAATGGGCCGAAGGCATGGTGTGGAGTTCGCCGGAGCGCCACGGCGCGATGACCGGCCTGATGAAGACGCAAATCGACTGGATTCCGCTGTCGGTCGGCGCGGTGCGCCCGACCCAAGGCAAGACGCTGGCGGTGATGCAGGTGTCGGGCGGCTCGCAGTCGTTCAACGCCGTCAACCAGATGCGCGTGCTGGGCCGCTGGATGCGGATGCTGACCGTCCCGAACCAGTCCTCGGTCGCCAAGGCATACCAGGAGTTCGACGAGGCCGGACGCATGAAGCCCTCGGCCTATTACGACCGCATCGTGGACGTGATGGAAGAACTGATGAAGTTCACGCTGCTCACCCGCGACGCGGTGCCGTATCTGGTTGATCGGTACAGCGAGCGCAAGGAAAGCGCCGAGGCGTTGAGCCGGCGGGTCGGTCAAGCGGCGATCTGA
- a CDS encoding phosphoadenosine phosphosulfate reductase domain-containing protein, with protein sequence MHDPFKITQPTCISFSGGRTSAYMLWRVLQANGGLPADTVVCFANTGKEVEATLRFVRDCAEHWQIPIHWLEYLSTEPGYTQVDFDRASRQGEPFEALIRKRQYLPNPVARGCTTSLKIRPMHRYLRHLGWTDWDQMIGIRADEQRRVAKIRARGHSTESIHETMCMPLADARVTVRDVGTFWQAQPFNLELLTVNGRTLEGNCDLCFLKPRGQRLALIKARPEAAVWWIRMESLNLASKPSGARFRADGPSYADLARFAAAQGDLFDAAEEPIACFCGD encoded by the coding sequence ATGCACGATCCATTCAAGATCACCCAACCAACCTGCATCAGCTTTTCCGGCGGACGCACCAGTGCCTACATGCTCTGGCGTGTGCTGCAGGCCAACGGCGGCCTGCCTGCCGACACCGTGGTCTGCTTCGCCAATACGGGCAAGGAAGTGGAAGCGACTTTGCGCTTTGTGCGCGATTGCGCCGAGCACTGGCAGATCCCCATCCACTGGCTCGAATACCTGTCCACGGAACCAGGCTATACGCAAGTCGATTTTGACCGGGCCAGCCGCCAGGGTGAGCCGTTCGAGGCGCTGATCCGCAAGCGCCAGTATCTGCCCAACCCGGTGGCGCGAGGCTGCACGACCAGTCTGAAGATTCGCCCGATGCACCGCTATCTTCGGCATCTGGGCTGGACGGACTGGGACCAGATGATCGGCATCCGCGCCGACGAGCAGCGCCGTGTCGCCAAGATCCGTGCGCGCGGCCACTCGACTGAATCGATCCACGAGACCATGTGCATGCCGCTGGCGGACGCCCGCGTCACGGTGCGCGACGTGGGCACGTTCTGGCAGGCGCAGCCGTTCAATCTCGAACTGCTCACGGTGAACGGGCGCACGCTCGAAGGAAACTGCGACCTGTGTTTCCTCAAACCGCGCGGGCAGCGCCTGGCGCTCATCAAGGCCAGGCCCGAAGCCGCCGTGTGGTGGATTCGCATGGAGTCTCTGAACCTGGCGAGCAAGCCCAGCGGCGCCCGGTTCCGTGCCGACGGCCCCAGCTACGCCGACCTGGCGCGCTTCGCCGCCGCCCAGGGTGACCTGTTCGACGCTGCAGAGGAACCGATCGCCTGCTTTTGCGGCGACTGA
- a CDS encoding DUF3275 family protein has product MTATTAPTRSVLPIVVPGQLTLRTIRGKNGPFTVGRLTTPIGEFAVKDAELEQYPEGKYDGDFVIRYIFAKSYPVAGGARLEIRANLDGMTLNGIDKLSRDEARSFATQEVDPLDEEQGAQPAATPTKPVKASKPAKPAPTQASADPLVDTTPFGVDAPKPAAATVSGSAEDGDAALFGILWPLGESVKLDSTIDRRALRAQIARLGELRYALDFKTQEWSREAELQPA; this is encoded by the coding sequence ATGACAGCCACAACGGCACCCACAAGATCAGTCCTGCCCATCGTCGTCCCGGGCCAGCTCACGTTGCGGACCATCCGCGGCAAGAATGGCCCGTTCACGGTCGGTCGACTGACCACCCCCATCGGCGAATTCGCGGTCAAAGACGCGGAGCTGGAACAGTACCCCGAAGGCAAGTACGACGGGGACTTTGTCATTCGCTACATCTTCGCAAAGTCCTATCCGGTCGCGGGCGGTGCACGGTTAGAAATCCGCGCCAACCTCGACGGCATGACGCTCAATGGCATCGACAAACTGAGCCGTGACGAAGCTCGCAGCTTCGCCACCCAGGAAGTCGATCCGCTCGATGAAGAGCAAGGGGCGCAGCCTGCGGCAACGCCGACCAAGCCCGTCAAAGCATCCAAGCCCGCCAAGCCAGCACCCACGCAGGCGTCGGCGGACCCGCTGGTCGATACCACGCCCTTCGGAGTGGATGCGCCGAAGCCTGCTGCTGCCACTGTTTCCGGCAGTGCCGAAGACGGCGACGCCGCACTGTTCGGCATCCTGTGGCCGCTGGGCGAGTCCGTGAAACTGGATTCGACCATCGACCGCCGCGCCCTGCGCGCGCAGATCGCCCGCCTGGGCGAACTGCGCTATGCGTTGGACTTCAAGACGCAGGAGTGGAGCCGCGAGGCCGAACTTCAACCTGCATGA
- a CDS encoding arsenate reductase ArsC, with protein sequence MTTATTYNALFICTGNSARSILAEGILNDIGQGRFHAWSAGSHPKGEVHPLALATLERLHLPTTGYRSKSWDEFLKPDAPVFDFIFTVCDNAAGEACPLWPGKPVSAHWGVPDPAAVEGSLERQSKAFFDTAMTLRRRIELFLSLPIKSLDAMSLQRELRDIGRQ encoded by the coding sequence ATGACCACCGCCACCACCTACAACGCCTTGTTCATCTGCACGGGCAATTCGGCCCGCTCCATCCTCGCCGAAGGCATCCTCAACGACATAGGCCAGGGGCGGTTTCACGCCTGGTCGGCAGGCAGCCATCCGAAAGGCGAGGTTCACCCGCTGGCGCTCGCTACGCTAGAGCGGCTGCACCTGCCGACAACGGGCTACCGCAGCAAGAGCTGGGACGAATTCTTGAAGCCCGATGCGCCGGTGTTCGATTTCATCTTCACTGTCTGCGACAACGCCGCCGGCGAGGCCTGTCCGCTGTGGCCGGGCAAGCCGGTGTCGGCGCACTGGGGCGTGCCTGACCCGGCAGCCGTAGAAGGCTCCCTGGAACGACAAAGCAAGGCATTCTTCGACACCGCCATGACGCTGCGCCGACGTATCGAGTTGTTCCTGTCGCTGCCGATCAAGAGTCTCGATGCCATGTCGTTGCAGCGCGAACTGCGCGACATCGGCCGCCAGTGA
- the arsB gene encoding ACR3 family arsenite efflux transporter yields the protein MSATDTAGAAPSNSAMSGFERYLTLWVAVCIVAGIALGQFAPAAFQAIGRMEIAQVNLPVGLLIWVMIIPMLLKVDFAALGQVRQHWRGMGVTLFINWAVKPFSMALLAWIFIRHVFAEWLPADQLDSYIAGLILLAAAPCTAMVFVWSRLTGGDPVFTLSQVALNDTIMVFAFAPIVGLLLGLSSITVPWDTLLVSVGLYIVIPVILAQLWRRALLRRGQAAFDRTLERIGPLSIAALLLTLVLLFAFQGEAIIRQPLVIAMLAVPILIQVFFNSGLAYWLNRQAGEKHCVAGPSALIGASNFFELAVAAAISLFGFHSGAALATVVGVLIEVPVMLLVVRVVNRSRGWYERRPTTS from the coding sequence ATGAGCGCAACCGATACCGCCGGCGCCGCGCCCTCAAACTCCGCGATGAGCGGCTTTGAGCGTTACCTGACGCTATGGGTGGCGGTGTGCATCGTCGCTGGCATCGCGCTCGGCCAGTTCGCGCCCGCCGCATTTCAGGCCATCGGCCGCATGGAGATTGCCCAGGTCAACCTGCCGGTCGGCCTGCTGATCTGGGTAATGATCATCCCCATGCTGCTGAAGGTGGACTTCGCCGCGCTCGGCCAGGTGCGCCAGCATTGGCGCGGCATGGGGGTCACGCTGTTCATCAATTGGGCCGTCAAGCCGTTCTCGATGGCACTGCTGGCGTGGATCTTCATCCGCCACGTCTTTGCCGAATGGCTGCCCGCCGACCAGCTCGACAGCTACATCGCCGGCCTGATCCTGCTGGCTGCCGCGCCGTGTACCGCCATGGTTTTCGTCTGGAGCCGGCTGACCGGCGGCGATCCGGTGTTCACGCTGTCGCAAGTGGCCTTGAACGACACCATCATGGTGTTCGCCTTCGCGCCCATCGTCGGCCTGCTGTTGGGCCTGTCCTCGATCACGGTGCCGTGGGACACCTTGCTGGTGTCGGTGGGTTTGTACATCGTCATTCCGGTCATCCTTGCGCAGCTCTGGCGTCGTGCGCTGCTGCGCCGGGGCCAAGCCGCATTTGATCGGACACTGGAACGCATCGGCCCGTTGTCGATCGCCGCGCTGCTGCTGACGCTGGTGCTGCTGTTCGCCTTCCAGGGTGAGGCCATCATCCGCCAGCCCCTGGTGATCGCCATGCTCGCGGTGCCGATCCTGATTCAAGTGTTCTTCAATTCCGGGTTGGCCTACTGGCTCAACCGCCAGGCGGGCGAAAAGCACTGCGTCGCTGGACCATCCGCGTTGATTGGCGCCAGCAACTTCTTCGAGTTGGCCGTGGCCGCGGCCATCAGCCTGTTCGGTTTCCATTCCGGCGCGGCGCTGGCCACCGTGGTCGGCGTGCTCATCGAGGTGCCGGTGATGCTGCTGGTGGTGCGCGTGGTCAACCGCTCGCGCGGCTGGTACGAGCGCCGCCCGACTACTTCGTAA
- a CDS encoding conserved plasmid protein: MSTIACDTPSQPTADARPLDEPAWRAICDTTAEQAAKGCGLSYDYYVERFSSSIGAQARQLPEDQRTQALQIAREWGYETPAERQETQDWNAAHGYCSHGIELGCCPAGCGS, from the coding sequence ATGTCCACCATCGCTTGCGATACCCCATCACAGCCCACCGCAGATGCCCGCCCGCTGGATGAACCCGCCTGGCGGGCGATCTGCGACACCACGGCTGAACAAGCAGCCAAGGGCTGCGGGCTGTCTTACGACTACTACGTCGAACGCTTCAGCTCGTCAATCGGCGCTCAAGCTCGTCAACTGCCCGAGGACCAGCGCACCCAGGCTCTGCAAATCGCACGGGAATGGGGCTACGAAACACCTGCCGAACGGCAGGAGACCCAAGACTGGAACGCTGCACACGGCTACTGCTCACATGGCATCGAACTGGGTTGTTGCCCGGCTGGTTGCGGTTCATAA
- a CDS encoding uridylate kinase, with protein MFPDLISPACDFEHQLGACVNAMGQDDAIGQILVFERMSGTLHMRHIDSADLADTDIDDYEMVVFDGGSTSGDTWKHVFFPRQREHYFVYEA; from the coding sequence ATGTTCCCCGACCTCATCTCGCCCGCATGCGACTTCGAGCATCAGCTTGGAGCCTGCGTCAACGCCATGGGCCAGGACGACGCCATCGGCCAGATCCTGGTCTTCGAGCGTATGAGCGGCACGCTGCACATGCGCCATATCGACAGCGCCGACCTGGCGGACACCGACATTGACGACTACGAAATGGTCGTCTTCGACGGTGGCAGCACCAGCGGCGACACGTGGAAGCATGTGTTCTTCCCGCGTCAGCGCGAGCACTACTTCGTGTACGAAGCTTGA
- a CDS encoding ArsR/SmtB family transcription factor produces the protein MNEDQAVSALSALAHTQRLRVFRALVVAGPEGLTPSVLADQLDVARNALSFHLKELAHAGLVTIEQQGRNLIYRAEYSHMNGLIGYLTEHCCQGGVCEVSNTTTHCDC, from the coding sequence ATGAATGAAGATCAAGCTGTTTCCGCCCTGAGCGCCCTGGCGCACACCCAACGCCTGCGCGTGTTCCGCGCCCTGGTCGTGGCCGGGCCGGAAGGACTCACACCCAGCGTCCTCGCCGACCAACTCGACGTGGCCCGCAATGCCTTGTCTTTCCACCTGAAGGAGCTGGCCCACGCCGGCCTCGTCACTATCGAGCAGCAGGGCCGCAACCTGATCTATCGCGCCGAGTACAGCCACATGAACGGCCTGATTGGCTACCTGACCGAGCATTGCTGCCAAGGCGGTGTCTGCGAGGTTTCCAACACCACCACCCACTGCGACTGCTGA
- the ltrA gene encoding group II intron reverse transcriptase/maturase, producing MSISGAMRQKPAQAGRCAVGRGEAPAGVCRDEAEGPRPGQEGTGSALLEAALTRENLKRALKRVRANRGSAGVDGLDIDQTVQRLRTKWPRIRERLLQGTYRPSPVRRVTIPKPDGGQRELGIPTVTDRLIQQALLQVLQPLLDPSFSEHSYGFRPGRRAHDAVLAAQSYVQSGRRVVVDVDLEKFFDRVNHDILIERLQRRVADTGVIRLVRAYLNAGIMDGGVVMERDQGTPQGGPLSPLLANVLLDEVDRELERRGHCFVRYADDCNVYVRGRLAGQRVMVLLRRLYGRLKLKVNEAKSAVASAFNRKFLGYALWVAPGKQVKRAVAAKPLATFKQRIREMTGRSGGRSLGQVVQKLRAYLLGWKAYFGLSQTPGVWRGLDEWLRHRLRAIQLKHWKRGKTMFRELRALGASHDVAHQIAANGRRWWRNSGKLLGSVLTVAWFDRLGLPRLA from the coding sequence ATGTCGATATCTGGGGCCATGCGTCAGAAGCCTGCGCAAGCGGGGCGTTGTGCCGTAGGCCGGGGTGAAGCCCCGGCTGGGGTGTGTCGTGACGAAGCCGAGGGTCCGCGGCCTGGGCAGGAGGGCACAGGGTCGGCGCTGTTGGAAGCGGCGCTGACGCGAGAGAACCTGAAGCGGGCGCTCAAGCGGGTGCGGGCCAACCGGGGCTCGGCAGGCGTGGACGGTCTGGACATAGACCAGACGGTTCAACGGTTGAGGACCAAGTGGCCGCGCATCCGTGAGCGGCTGTTGCAGGGGACGTACCGGCCCAGTCCGGTACGGCGGGTGACGATCCCGAAGCCCGACGGGGGCCAGCGCGAGTTGGGCATCCCGACGGTGACGGATCGGCTGATCCAGCAGGCGTTGCTGCAAGTGCTGCAACCGTTGCTCGATCCGAGCTTCAGCGAGCACAGCTACGGGTTCCGTCCTGGGCGACGTGCGCACGACGCGGTGTTGGCCGCGCAGTCGTACGTGCAGTCGGGGCGGCGCGTGGTGGTGGACGTGGACCTGGAGAAGTTCTTCGACCGGGTCAACCACGACATCCTGATAGAGCGGTTACAGAGGCGCGTTGCCGATACTGGAGTGATCCGGTTGGTGCGGGCGTACCTGAACGCGGGGATCATGGATGGCGGGGTGGTGATGGAGCGGGACCAGGGAACGCCGCAAGGCGGTCCGCTGTCGCCGCTGCTGGCCAATGTGCTGCTCGACGAGGTGGATCGGGAGCTGGAGCGGCGGGGGCATTGCTTCGTGCGCTACGCCGATGACTGCAACGTGTACGTGCGCGGTCGTCTGGCGGGCCAGCGGGTGATGGTGCTGCTGCGCCGGTTGTACGGTCGGCTCAAGCTGAAGGTCAACGAAGCCAAGAGCGCGGTGGCCAGTGCGTTTAACCGCAAGTTCCTGGGATATGCCTTATGGGTGGCCCCGGGCAAACAGGTCAAACGCGCAGTGGCGGCCAAGCCGCTGGCGACGTTCAAGCAGCGTATCCGGGAGATGACCGGGCGCAGCGGCGGACGCAGCCTGGGGCAAGTGGTGCAGAAGTTGCGTGCGTACCTGCTGGGTTGGAAGGCCTACTTCGGGCTGTCGCAAACGCCGGGTGTGTGGCGCGGGCTGGACGAGTGGCTGAGGCATCGGCTGCGGGCAATCCAGCTCAAGCACTGGAAGCGCGGCAAAACCATGTTCCGGGAACTGCGTGCCTTGGGCGCGAGCCACGATGTGGCCCACCAGATCGCGGCCAATGGCCGCCGTTGGTGGCGCAACAGCGGCAAGTTGCTGGGCAGCGTACTGACCGTGGCCTGGTTCGACCGCCTGGGCCTACCTCGACTCGCCTGA
- the arsC gene encoding arsenate reductase (glutaredoxin) (This arsenate reductase requires both glutathione and glutaredoxin to convert arsenate to arsenite, after which the efflux transporter formed by ArsA and ArsB can extrude the arsenite from the cell, providing resistance.), whose product MSTITIYHNPACGTSRNVLGLIRNSGEEPTVIEYLKTPPDRDTLQALIAAMGVPVRDVLREKGTPYAELDLGNPRWSDDDLIGFMLQHPILINRPIVVTPLGTRLCRPSEAVLDLLPQPQRGAFNKEDGEPVVDEKGRRV is encoded by the coding sequence ATGAGCACCATCACGATCTACCACAACCCGGCCTGTGGCACCTCGCGCAACGTGCTCGGCTTGATCCGCAACAGCGGTGAGGAACCTACCGTCATCGAGTACCTGAAAACGCCGCCCGACCGCGACACGCTCCAGGCGCTGATCGCGGCGATGGGCGTGCCGGTGCGAGACGTGCTGCGCGAGAAAGGCACGCCCTATGCCGAACTCGACCTGGGCAACCCGAGGTGGAGCGACGACGACCTGATCGGCTTCATGCTCCAGCATCCCATCCTCATCAACCGGCCTATCGTGGTCACGCCGCTAGGCACGCGCCTGTGCCGGCCTTCGGAAGCCGTGCTCGACCTGCTGCCGCAGCCGCAGCGCGGCGCGTTCAACAAGGAGGACGGCGAGCCAGTGGTCGATGAGAAAGGCCGCCGTGTCTGA